The proteins below come from a single Crossiella sp. CA-258035 genomic window:
- the recN gene encoding DNA repair protein RecN produces MLAEMRIQSLGVIADATLELHPGLTVVTGETGAGKTMVVTGLHLLSGGRAEASRVRTGADRAVVEGSFQLTGDDARAGAAAALEVATEAGAGVDEDGSLIAVRSVNADGRSKAHLGGRAVPVGLLAELTEQLLAVHGQNDQLRLMRTGEQRAVLDRFAGAGIAEPLADYRELRGQWLAVAKELTERTERAREMAREADMLRHGLGEIEAVAPQPGEDTQLVDRARRLADADQLRETAAGAAHAVAGAADGDPDSPGALGLIGEARRRLAAAEDPALREMEPRLVEAAALLTDVGTELTGYLEQLDADPAELERVLARQAELKQLTRKYAADVDGVLAWAADAQARLATLDTSEGTLAELAKKRDALAKQLAKVARTVTSIRRTAAEQLAKAVTEELAGLAMAHARIELTVQPKPAAEGDEQALKVGNELLQAGPDGVDEVELLLVAHPGAPALPVHKGASGGELSRVMLAIEVVLAHTDPVPTLVFDEVDAGVGGRAAVEIGRRLAKLARSHQVIVVTHLAQVAAYADRHLLVDKNIGAEGLTKSGVRVLNHNQRVVELARMLAGMESTESGRAHAEELLATAEAYTQALRP; encoded by the coding sequence GTGCTGGCCGAGATGCGCATCCAGAGCCTCGGCGTGATTGCCGACGCCACCCTCGAACTGCATCCGGGTCTCACCGTGGTCACCGGTGAGACGGGTGCTGGCAAGACCATGGTGGTGACCGGGCTCCACCTGCTCTCCGGTGGCCGTGCCGAGGCCTCCAGGGTGCGGACCGGGGCGGACCGGGCCGTGGTCGAGGGATCCTTCCAACTCACCGGCGACGACGCGCGCGCCGGGGCCGCCGCCGCGCTTGAGGTGGCGACCGAGGCGGGCGCCGGGGTCGATGAGGACGGCAGCTTGATCGCCGTGCGCTCGGTGAACGCCGACGGGCGGTCCAAGGCCCACCTCGGTGGCCGGGCCGTGCCGGTCGGGCTGCTCGCCGAGCTGACCGAGCAGCTGCTCGCCGTGCACGGGCAGAACGACCAGCTGCGCCTGATGCGCACCGGTGAACAGCGCGCCGTGCTGGACCGGTTCGCCGGTGCGGGCATCGCCGAGCCGCTGGCCGACTACCGGGAGCTCCGCGGGCAGTGGCTCGCGGTGGCCAAGGAGCTGACCGAGCGCACCGAGCGCGCCCGCGAGATGGCCCGCGAGGCCGACATGCTGCGGCACGGGCTCGGCGAGATCGAGGCCGTGGCCCCGCAGCCCGGCGAGGACACCCAGCTGGTCGACCGGGCCCGCCGGCTGGCCGACGCCGACCAGCTGCGGGAGACCGCGGCCGGGGCCGCGCACGCCGTCGCCGGCGCCGCCGACGGCGACCCTGACTCACCCGGCGCACTGGGACTGATCGGCGAGGCCCGGCGCAGGCTGGCCGCGGCCGAGGACCCGGCGCTGCGCGAGATGGAACCGCGGCTGGTCGAGGCCGCCGCGCTGCTCACCGACGTGGGCACCGAGCTGACCGGCTACCTGGAGCAGCTCGACGCCGATCCGGCCGAGCTGGAGCGGGTGCTGGCCCGGCAGGCCGAGCTCAAGCAGCTGACCCGCAAGTACGCCGCGGACGTCGACGGCGTGCTGGCCTGGGCCGCCGACGCGCAGGCCAGGCTGGCCACCCTGGACACCTCCGAGGGGACCCTGGCCGAGCTGGCCAAGAAGCGGGACGCGCTGGCCAAGCAGCTGGCCAAGGTCGCCCGCACGGTCACCTCGATCCGGCGCACCGCGGCCGAGCAGCTGGCCAAGGCGGTCACCGAGGAGCTGGCCGGGCTGGCCATGGCGCACGCCCGGATCGAGCTGACCGTGCAGCCCAAGCCCGCCGCCGAGGGCGACGAGCAGGCGCTCAAGGTCGGCAACGAGCTGCTGCAGGCCGGGCCGGACGGGGTGGACGAGGTCGAGCTGCTGCTCGTCGCGCACCCCGGCGCGCCCGCGCTGCCGGTGCACAAGGGCGCCTCCGGCGGTGAGCTGTCCAGGGTGATGCTGGCCATCGAGGTGGTGCTCGCGCACACCGACCCGGTGCCCACCCTGGTCTTCGACGAGGTCGACGCCGGGGTCGGCGGCCGGGCCGCGGTGGAGATCGGACGGCGGCTGGCCAAGCTGGCCCGCAGCCATCAGGTCATCGTGGTCACGCACCTGGCGCAGGTGGCCGCCTACGCCGACCGGCACCTGCTGGTGGACAAGAACATCGGCGCCGAGGGGCTGACCAAGTCCGGGGTGCGGGTGCTCAACCACAACCAGCGGGTGGTGGAGCTGGCCAGGATGCTGGCCGGGATGGAGTCCACCGAGTCCGGCCGGGCGCACGCCGAGGAGCTGCTGGCCACCGCGGAGGCATATACCCAGGCGCTGCGTCCCTAG
- a CDS encoding copper transporter: MITLRYHVVSIAAVFLALALGIMLGSTVISDRLLSGLTGEKDSLGQKVSDLQSERNALNARLADADRFGTVVGPLAVRGQLDNRTVVLISTHDANPADRDALTELIKAAGGSVTGELQLTDTFADPAKADQLRDLVPRLVPAGVQLPTAATDPGTLAGGLLGPLLLLNSQNKPQASGEEASAAMSGLANGGFVRLGRGITPAQLAVVLTGGSAGGEDPGDRSAILARFATQLDRSGTGAVLAGRSGSADGNGPLGIVRADTSATSILSTVDNIDTAAGRVVTVLALREQLDGRSGRYGTAGNAQAPAPQGSA, encoded by the coding sequence GTGATCACTCTGCGGTACCACGTCGTCTCCATCGCGGCGGTGTTCCTCGCCCTCGCCCTCGGCATCATGCTGGGCTCCACGGTGATCAGCGACCGGCTGCTCTCCGGACTGACCGGGGAGAAGGACTCGCTCGGGCAGAAGGTCTCCGACCTGCAGTCCGAGCGCAACGCGCTGAACGCGCGGCTGGCCGACGCGGACCGCTTCGGCACCGTGGTCGGGCCGCTGGCGGTGCGCGGGCAGCTGGACAACCGGACCGTGGTGCTGATCAGCACGCACGACGCCAACCCCGCCGACCGGGACGCGCTGACCGAGCTGATCAAGGCCGCCGGTGGCAGCGTCACCGGCGAGCTCCAGCTCACCGACACCTTCGCCGACCCGGCCAAGGCCGACCAGCTGCGCGACCTGGTGCCGAGGCTGGTGCCGGCGGGGGTGCAGCTGCCGACCGCGGCCACCGATCCCGGCACCCTGGCCGGTGGCCTGCTCGGCCCGCTGCTGCTGCTCAACAGCCAGAACAAGCCGCAGGCCAGCGGCGAGGAGGCCTCGGCGGCGATGAGCGGGCTGGCCAACGGCGGCTTCGTCCGGCTCGGCCGGGGGATCACGCCCGCGCAGCTCGCGGTGGTGCTCACCGGCGGCTCGGCCGGTGGCGAGGACCCCGGTGACCGCTCGGCCATCCTGGCCCGCTTCGCCACCCAGCTGGACCGCTCCGGCACCGGCGCGGTGCTCGCCGGGCGTTCCGGTTCCGCCGACGGCAACGGGCCGCTGGGGATCGTGCGCGCGGACACCTCGGCGACCTCGATCCTGTCCACCGTGGACAACATCGACACCGCCGCCGGGCGGGTGGTCACCGTGCTGGCGCTGCGGGAACAGCTCGACGGGCGCTCCGGTCGCTACGGCACCGCGGGCAACGCGCAGGCGCCCGCGCCGCAAGGTTCCGCGTAG
- a CDS encoding FAD/NAD(P)-binding protein encodes MPSPAVIVIVGAGPNGTGLLERISANLGAAEELYAGPLDIHLVDPFPPGPGRVWRHAQSPLLRMNSMAEDVTMFTDESVRCQGPVRPGPSLAEWAADVGTGKIADVEPDPELLSLRGNDFPSRQAQGKYLDWFFRHTIRGLPDSVTVHVHASTATAITGSCDQLQQVWLADRAAPLPADAVVLALGHLDAQPDAEQRRLAAFAAEHGLSYLPPEYSADADLSEIAAGETVVMRGFGQAFIDLMVLLTEGRGGRFETTPDGLRYLPSRREPVLYVGSRRGVPHHAKTTYRLQGAAPDLPRFFDADAVDRLLAQPGRLEFRRDVWPAIAKEIGWGYYRELFTGHPDKVTMDWDEFAGSFAELEFLGQRMRDLVARAVPASADRLDLARLDRPLHGMSFDRFADLGGYLRDYIEQDLARRSDPAFSADLGAFLALLSVYGQLPRLLASGRLSARSQVEEFDGWWAGFFGFYASGPPGDRLAQLLALAEAGIVRFLGPDMWVRADAGRGRFVAGSAVVAEELVATGLIEARLPRANARGSADELLRRLVLAGDGAEEVLAEGAFGHNTGLLLVRGDDARVLDRDGRAHPRRFALGAHTSGRSVAAFARPRTNAPSFRRNDKVARELLRFLASVPEPAGLVPIPRAAELGSRFDDLVPRRHC; translated from the coding sequence ATGCCGAGCCCAGCCGTGATCGTCATCGTGGGCGCCGGCCCGAACGGGACCGGCCTGCTGGAGCGGATCAGCGCCAACCTGGGCGCCGCCGAGGAGCTGTACGCGGGTCCGCTGGACATTCACCTGGTCGATCCCTTTCCCCCAGGACCCGGACGAGTGTGGCGGCACGCGCAGTCACCGCTGCTGCGGATGAACTCGATGGCCGAGGACGTCACGATGTTCACCGACGAGTCGGTGCGATGTCAGGGGCCGGTGCGCCCCGGTCCCTCACTCGCGGAGTGGGCGGCCGATGTAGGCACCGGCAAGATCGCCGACGTGGAGCCTGATCCGGAGCTGTTGTCCTTGCGCGGCAACGACTTTCCTTCCCGGCAGGCGCAGGGCAAGTATCTGGACTGGTTCTTCCGTCACACGATCCGGGGACTTCCGGACTCGGTGACCGTGCATGTGCACGCGAGCACGGCGACCGCCATCACCGGGAGCTGCGACCAGCTGCAGCAGGTGTGGCTGGCCGACCGGGCGGCACCGTTGCCGGCGGACGCGGTGGTGCTGGCGCTCGGGCACCTGGACGCCCAGCCCGACGCCGAGCAGCGGCGGCTGGCCGCCTTCGCCGCCGAGCACGGATTGTCCTACCTGCCGCCGGAGTACTCGGCCGACGCCGACCTGTCCGAGATCGCGGCCGGCGAGACCGTGGTCATGCGCGGGTTCGGGCAGGCGTTCATCGACCTGATGGTGTTGCTGACCGAGGGCCGCGGCGGACGGTTCGAGACCACTCCGGACGGTCTGCGCTACCTGCCTTCGAGGCGGGAGCCGGTGCTGTACGTCGGATCCAGGCGCGGAGTTCCCCACCACGCGAAGACCACCTATCGGTTGCAGGGCGCGGCGCCGGACCTGCCCAGGTTCTTCGACGCGGACGCGGTGGACCGGCTGCTGGCACAGCCGGGACGGCTGGAGTTCCGCCGGGACGTGTGGCCCGCGATCGCCAAGGAGATCGGCTGGGGCTACTACCGCGAGCTGTTCACCGGCCACCCGGACAAGGTCACGATGGACTGGGACGAGTTCGCCGGGAGCTTCGCCGAGCTGGAGTTCCTCGGGCAACGGATGCGGGACCTGGTGGCGCGGGCGGTGCCGGCGAGCGCGGACCGGCTCGACCTGGCCAGGCTGGACCGGCCGTTGCACGGGATGAGCTTCGACCGGTTCGCTGACCTCGGCGGATATTTGCGGGACTACATCGAGCAGGACCTGGCGCGGCGGTCGGACCCAGCGTTCTCCGCGGACCTGGGGGCGTTCCTGGCGCTGCTGTCGGTGTACGGGCAGCTGCCGCGGCTGCTGGCGAGCGGGCGGTTGTCAGCGCGGTCGCAGGTCGAGGAGTTCGACGGGTGGTGGGCCGGGTTCTTCGGCTTCTACGCCAGTGGTCCGCCGGGTGACCGGTTGGCGCAGCTACTGGCCTTGGCCGAGGCCGGGATCGTACGGTTCCTCGGGCCGGACATGTGGGTGCGGGCGGATGCCGGGCGCGGGCGGTTCGTGGCCGGCAGCGCCGTGGTGGCCGAGGAGCTGGTGGCGACCGGGCTGATCGAGGCGCGGCTGCCCAGGGCGAACGCCAGGGGCAGTGCGGATGAGCTGCTGCGGCGCCTGGTCCTGGCCGGGGACGGCGCCGAGGAGGTGCTGGCCGAGGGAGCGTTCGGGCACAACACCGGGCTGCTGCTGGTTCGCGGGGACGACGCCCGGGTGCTGGACCGGGACGGGCGGGCGCACCCGCGCCGGTTCGCGCTCGGCGCGCACACCAGCGGCCGGTCGGTGGCCGCGTTCGCCCGGCCGCGGACCAACGCGCCCTCGTTCCGGCGCAACGACAAGGTGGCCAGGGAGCTGCTGCGGTTCCTGGCGAGCGTGCCTGAGCCGGCCGGACTGGTGCCGATTCCGCGCGCAGCAGAACTCGGTAGCCGGTTTGATGATCTTGTGCCGCGGCGTCACTGCTGA
- a CDS encoding TlyA family RNA methyltransferase, which yields MPRRVRLDAELVRRGLARSREHAVELVNAGRVTVRGTVAGKPATAVETDAPVVVREDADDAGWASRGAHKLLGALEAFGPRGLTVAGRRCLDAGASTGGFTDVLLRGGAREVVAVDVGYGQLVWKLQTDDRVLVHDRTNVRNLTPEQIGGTVDLVVADLSFIYLRLVLPAMAACMSEGADLVPMVKPQFEVGKERLPSGGVVRDPELRIEAVTGVVASAAEAGLTLRGVTASPLPGPSGNVEYFLWLRRGVPLAETEAEQLVRAAVAAGPQ from the coding sequence GTGCCTCGGCGGGTACGGCTGGACGCCGAACTGGTGCGCCGCGGGCTCGCCCGCTCCCGGGAACACGCCGTGGAGCTGGTGAACGCGGGCCGGGTCACCGTGCGCGGCACGGTCGCCGGCAAGCCTGCGACCGCGGTGGAGACCGACGCGCCCGTGGTGGTGCGGGAAGACGCTGACGACGCGGGCTGGGCCTCGCGCGGGGCGCACAAGCTGCTAGGGGCGCTGGAAGCTTTTGGGCCGCGGGGGTTGACTGTGGCTGGGCGGCGGTGCCTGGACGCGGGGGCCTCCACCGGTGGGTTCACCGATGTGCTGCTGCGGGGCGGGGCGCGCGAGGTGGTCGCGGTGGATGTCGGGTACGGGCAGCTGGTGTGGAAGCTGCAGACCGACGACCGGGTGCTCGTGCACGACCGGACCAACGTGCGGAACCTGACGCCCGAGCAGATCGGCGGGACGGTCGACCTGGTCGTGGCCGATCTTTCCTTCATCTACCTGCGGCTGGTGTTGCCCGCGATGGCCGCCTGCATGAGCGAGGGCGCGGACCTGGTGCCGATGGTGAAACCGCAGTTCGAGGTGGGCAAGGAACGGCTGCCCTCCGGTGGGGTGGTGCGCGATCCCGAGCTGCGGATCGAGGCCGTCACCGGGGTGGTGGCCTCGGCCGCGGAAGCCGGGCTGACCCTGCGCGGGGTGACCGCGAGCCCCCTGCCCGGACCCTCGGGCAACGTCGAGTACTTTCTCTGGCTTCGCCGGGGCGTGCCGTTGGCCGAGACCGAGGCTGAGCAGCTGGTCCGGGCCGCGGTCGCCGCGGGCCCGCAGTAG
- a CDS encoding AarF/UbiB family protein gives MDDNWLVNLVLAPATYLVVLTVFVIVLRRLLGFRVGLVRAVIAAVIGLLLIPPLARVMFQADSAGSLVTVWIGLAVLVPMVLLVLAEVLVPPGSVPGPVEWLRGLRRRFGRARRYSQISRIAFRHGLSPYLRGSRKSATQGQSKLARSLWLALEDGGVTFVKFGQVLSTRRDILPEEFVTELSRLQHQVAPAPYAEVELVLRAELGGAPEEVFAEFDREPLAAASIAQVHRATLRTGEQVVVKVQRPGIRPVVERDLDIVDRLARTLEVRTRWGRALGVVELAKGFADALREELDFRIEARNMAAVEAAAAVRGGDPGIRLPVLHEQLCTQRVLVMERLDGVPLSGRLPDGADRPELARALLRCLLQQVMVDGVFHADPHPGNILALTDGRLGLLDFGSVGRLDGQLRGAVQNLLLAIDRGDPAAMSDALLEVVSRPDEIDESALERAVGQFMARHLGPGMRPDVEMFTDLFRLVAAYQLTVPPEVAAVFRALATMEGTLAALAPGFNIVAEARSFAGDKVSAALHPSSLKEAASQELLALIPVLRRLPRRLERITGALERGRLGVNVRLFADERDRRVLRGFLNQVLLTVLTATTGVMAVLLLGTTAGPMVADGISLLHVFGYNLLVISSVIALRVLYLVFRRET, from the coding sequence ATGGACGACAACTGGCTCGTGAACCTCGTACTCGCTCCGGCGACCTACCTGGTGGTCCTGACCGTCTTCGTGATCGTGCTGCGAAGGCTGCTGGGCTTCCGGGTCGGCCTGGTGCGCGCGGTCATCGCCGCGGTCATCGGGCTGCTCCTGATACCGCCGCTGGCCAGGGTGATGTTCCAGGCCGACAGCGCGGGCTCGCTGGTCACCGTCTGGATCGGCCTGGCCGTGCTGGTGCCGATGGTGCTGCTCGTGCTGGCCGAGGTGCTGGTGCCGCCCGGTTCCGTGCCGGGTCCGGTGGAGTGGCTGCGCGGACTGCGGCGCCGGTTCGGGCGGGCGCGGCGGTACTCGCAGATCAGCCGGATCGCGTTCCGGCACGGGCTCAGCCCCTACTTGCGCGGCAGCCGGAAGTCGGCGACGCAGGGGCAGTCCAAGCTGGCCAGGTCGCTGTGGCTGGCACTGGAGGACGGCGGCGTCACGTTCGTCAAGTTCGGCCAGGTGCTCTCCACCCGGCGGGACATCCTGCCGGAGGAGTTCGTCACCGAGCTGAGCCGGTTGCAGCACCAGGTGGCTCCGGCGCCGTATGCCGAGGTCGAGCTGGTGCTGCGGGCGGAGCTGGGCGGCGCACCGGAGGAGGTGTTCGCCGAGTTCGACCGGGAACCGCTGGCCGCGGCCTCGATCGCGCAGGTGCACCGGGCCACGCTGCGCACCGGTGAGCAGGTCGTGGTGAAGGTCCAGCGGCCCGGCATCCGGCCGGTGGTCGAGCGTGACCTGGACATCGTGGACCGGCTGGCCCGGACCCTGGAGGTGCGGACCCGCTGGGGCCGGGCGCTGGGTGTGGTGGAGCTGGCGAAGGGGTTCGCCGACGCGCTGCGCGAGGAGCTCGACTTCCGGATCGAGGCGCGCAACATGGCCGCGGTCGAGGCCGCCGCCGCGGTGCGTGGCGGTGATCCGGGGATCAGGCTGCCCGTGTTGCACGAGCAGCTGTGCACCCAGCGGGTGCTGGTGATGGAACGCCTCGACGGGGTGCCGCTCAGTGGGCGGTTACCCGACGGCGCGGACCGGCCGGAGCTGGCACGCGCGTTGCTGCGGTGCCTGCTGCAGCAGGTAATGGTGGACGGCGTCTTCCACGCCGATCCGCATCCGGGCAACATCCTCGCGCTGACCGACGGGCGGCTCGGGCTGCTGGACTTCGGGTCGGTCGGCCGGCTCGACGGTCAGTTGCGGGGCGCGGTGCAGAACCTGTTGCTGGCCATCGACCGTGGTGATCCAGCGGCGATGAGCGATGCCCTGCTGGAAGTGGTGAGCAGGCCGGACGAGATCGACGAGTCCGCGCTGGAGCGGGCTGTCGGGCAGTTCATGGCGCGGCACCTGGGTCCGGGCATGCGGCCGGACGTGGAGATGTTCACCGACCTGTTCCGGCTTGTCGCCGCCTACCAGCTGACGGTGCCGCCGGAGGTGGCCGCGGTGTTCCGCGCGCTGGCCACGATGGAGGGCACGCTGGCCGCGCTGGCGCCTGGCTTCAACATCGTGGCGGAAGCGCGGTCCTTCGCCGGGGACAAGGTGAGCGCGGCGCTGCACCCGTCCTCGCTGAAGGAGGCGGCGAGTCAGGAGCTGCTGGCGCTGATCCCGGTGTTGCGCAGGCTGCCGCGGCGGTTGGAGCGGATCACCGGCGCGCTGGAACGCGGCAGGCTCGGGGTGAACGTGCGGTTGTTCGCCGACGAGCGGGACCGGCGCGTGCTGCGCGGGTTCCTGAACCAGGTGCTGCTGACCGTGTTAACCGCGACCACCGGTGTGATGGCGGTGCTGTTGCTGGGCACCACCGCCGGTCCGATGGTGGCTGACGGGATCAGCCTGCTGCACGTGTTCGGTTACAACCTGCTGGTGATCAGCTCGGTGATCGCGTTGCGGGTGCTGTACCTGGTGTTCCGGCGAGAGACGTGA
- a CDS encoding HAD-IIA family hydrolase: protein MMTLLDAYDALLLDLDGTVYRGGTAVPGAPEAVAEAKRRGRALRYVTNNASRAPEAVAQHLRELGFPADVREVSTSSQAAAAVLAAKLAAGAPVLVVGAEALRAEVRAVGLRVVESAADEPVAVVQGHSPETGWAQLAEACIAIRGGAYWLASNVDATLPTERGLLPGNGSMVAALRTATGQSPEVAGKPEPTQLVLAAESAEASSALVVGDRLDTDIAGANAAGLPALVVLTGVATPEGLLAAVPEQRCRFVAEDLGGLVAPVAHVEAGVRPGWLVEVDGDRVRLGGADESGEPLSALRSLCSVWWGAGGGVPSVVADGDAAAAALRKLGIAWSA, encoded by the coding sequence ATGATGACGTTGCTGGATGCGTACGACGCGTTGCTCTTGGATCTCGACGGCACCGTGTACCGCGGTGGGACCGCGGTGCCCGGGGCGCCGGAGGCGGTTGCTGAGGCCAAGCGGCGTGGGCGTGCGCTCCGGTACGTCACCAACAACGCCTCGCGGGCGCCGGAGGCGGTCGCTCAGCACCTTCGGGAGCTGGGGTTTCCGGCCGACGTCCGCGAGGTGAGCACCAGTTCCCAGGCCGCGGCGGCGGTGCTGGCCGCGAAGTTGGCGGCTGGGGCTCCGGTGCTGGTGGTGGGGGCTGAGGCGTTGCGGGCCGAGGTTCGGGCGGTGGGGCTTCGGGTGGTGGAGTCCGCGGCTGACGAACCTGTGGCCGTGGTGCAGGGGCATTCGCCGGAGACCGGGTGGGCTCAGCTTGCTGAGGCCTGCATCGCCATCCGGGGTGGGGCTTACTGGCTCGCGTCCAATGTGGATGCCACCCTGCCCACCGAGCGCGGGTTGCTGCCGGGGAACGGGTCGATGGTGGCCGCGTTGCGGACCGCCACCGGGCAGTCGCCGGAGGTGGCCGGGAAGCCGGAGCCGACGCAGTTGGTGCTGGCCGCGGAGTCGGCCGAGGCGTCTTCGGCGCTGGTGGTGGGGGATCGGCTGGACACCGATATCGCCGGGGCGAATGCGGCCGGGTTGCCGGCGTTGGTGGTGTTGACGGGGGTGGCCACGCCGGAGGGGTTGCTGGCCGCCGTTCCCGAACAGCGGTGCCGGTTTGTGGCTGAGGATCTTGGTGGGCTGGTCGCGCCGGTGGCGCACGTCGAGGCGGGCGTGCGGCCGGGGTGGCTGGTGGAGGTTGACGGGGACCGGGTTCGGCTTGGGGGTGCTGACGAGAGCGGGGAACCGTTGTCGGCGCTGCGGTCGTTGTGCTCGGTGTGGTGGGGCGCCGGGGGCGGGGTGCCGTCGGTGGTGGCTGATGGGGACGCGGCTGCGGCGGCGTTGCGGAAACTGGGTATAGCGTGGAGCGCATGA
- the steA gene encoding putative cytokinetic ring protein SteA, which translates to MKLTGLLNRTSQSLPGVHGPARVDRRSGDLLRRLGPGDIAVLDQLDLDRRTADALVAAEVAGVVNASVSISGRFPNLGPEILISAGIPLIDAVGPELLRKVKDGARIRLFEGGIFQGETELGRGTEQTADSVADQLIEAKAGMAAQLEAFSANTIEFLRRERTLILDGVGVPELFVPVKGRQVLIVAPGYGHRDDLRKLKRYIREYRPVVIGVEGAADTLHEAGYKLDVIVGDPDGISTATLKAGAEVVLPAQMDGHAPGLERIQDLGIGAVTFPASGNPEDLALLLAEAHGADLVVTIGFQATLHEFLDRGRSGSNPSTFLTRLRLGSKVVDGHAVVSLYRSRVSVLSVLLLIVSAVAVLIAAVAVTSVGSAYVDIGVDYWNDFLTWLKGLFS; encoded by the coding sequence ATGAAGCTCACGGGCCTGCTCAACCGCACCAGTCAGTCGCTGCCTGGAGTCCACGGGCCGGCCAGGGTGGACCGTCGTTCCGGCGACCTGCTCCGGCGGCTCGGACCAGGCGACATCGCCGTGCTCGACCAGCTCGACCTGGACCGCCGCACCGCGGACGCCCTGGTCGCCGCCGAGGTCGCCGGGGTGGTCAACGCCTCGGTTTCCATCTCCGGCCGGTTCCCCAACCTCGGCCCGGAGATCCTGATCAGCGCGGGCATCCCGCTGATCGACGCGGTCGGCCCCGAGCTGCTGCGCAAGGTCAAGGACGGCGCCCGGATCCGGCTGTTCGAGGGCGGCATCTTCCAGGGTGAGACCGAGCTGGGGCGGGGCACCGAGCAGACCGCGGACTCGGTGGCCGACCAGCTCATCGAGGCCAAGGCGGGCATGGCCGCGCAGCTGGAGGCCTTCTCCGCGAACACCATCGAGTTCCTGCGCAGGGAGCGCACGCTGATCCTGGACGGGGTCGGCGTGCCCGAGCTGTTCGTGCCGGTCAAGGGCAGGCAGGTGCTGATCGTCGCGCCCGGCTACGGGCACCGCGACGACCTGCGCAAGCTCAAGCGCTACATCCGCGAGTACCGGCCGGTGGTGATCGGCGTGGAAGGCGCGGCGGACACCCTGCACGAGGCCGGGTACAAGCTGGACGTGATCGTCGGCGACCCGGACGGGATCAGCACCGCCACCCTCAAAGCGGGCGCGGAAGTGGTGCTGCCGGCGCAGATGGACGGGCACGCGCCCGGCCTGGAACGCATCCAGGACCTCGGCATCGGCGCGGTCACCTTCCCCGCCTCCGGCAACCCCGAGGACCTGGCGCTGCTGCTGGCCGAGGCGCACGGGGCCGACCTGGTGGTCACCATCGGCTTCCAGGCCACCCTGCACGAGTTCCTGGACCGGGGCCGCTCCGGCTCCAACCCCTCCACCTTCCTCACCCGGCTGCGCCTGGGCAGCAAGGTCGTCGACGGCCACGCCGTGGTCAGCCTCTACCGCAGCCGGGTCTCCGTGCTCTCCGTCCTGCTGCTGATCGTCTCCGCGGTCGCGGTGCTGATCGCCGCGGTCGCGGTGACCAGCGTGGGCAGCGCCTACGTCGACATCGGCGTGGACTACTGGAACGACTTCCTCACCTGGCTCAAGGGGCTCTTCTCGTGA
- a CDS encoding NAD kinase, giving the protein MTRELLLVVHTGRPENRRTTEYVAGKLRQAGLKLRVLVEESPDISSSCYDTIVAHTDEAAEGTELVLVLGGDGTLLRAAELARPAGVPVLGVNLGRVGFLAEADSEELHEVVAAIVDRTYHVEQRMTLDVIVRLNGTVLARTWALNEASVEKSSRERILDAVLEVDERPVSGFGCDGVLVATPTGSTAYAFSAGGPVIWPEVEALLVVPSNAHALFARPLVVSPSSLVAVEVAPGGHPAVLCCDGQRTVELPPGARVEVAGGKVPVNLVRLKREPFADRLVRKFSLPVQGWRGPVIPNR; this is encoded by the coding sequence ATGACCCGTGAGCTCCTGCTCGTGGTGCACACCGGCCGGCCGGAGAACCGTCGCACGACCGAGTACGTGGCCGGGAAGCTACGGCAGGCCGGGCTGAAGCTGCGGGTGCTGGTCGAGGAGTCCCCCGACATCAGCTCCTCCTGCTACGACACCATCGTCGCGCACACCGACGAGGCCGCCGAGGGCACCGAGCTGGTGCTGGTGCTCGGCGGCGACGGCACGCTGCTGCGCGCGGCCGAGCTGGCCAGGCCGGCCGGGGTGCCGGTGCTGGGGGTCAACCTGGGGCGGGTCGGGTTCCTGGCCGAGGCCGACTCCGAGGAGCTGCACGAGGTGGTGGCCGCGATCGTCGATCGCACCTACCACGTCGAGCAGCGGATGACCCTGGACGTGATCGTCCGGCTCAACGGCACCGTGCTGGCCCGCACCTGGGCGCTCAACGAGGCCAGTGTGGAGAAGTCCAGCCGGGAACGGATCCTGGACGCGGTGCTGGAGGTCGACGAGCGGCCGGTCTCCGGGTTCGGCTGCGACGGGGTGCTGGTCGCCACGCCGACCGGGTCCACCGCCTACGCCTTCTCCGCCGGCGGGCCGGTGATCTGGCCCGAGGTGGAGGCGCTGCTGGTGGTGCCCAGCAACGCGCACGCGCTGTTCGCCCGTCCACTGGTGGTCTCGCCGTCCTCGCTGGTCGCGGTGGAGGTCGCGCCCGGCGGGCATCCCGCGGTGCTGTGCTGCGACGGGCAGCGCACGGTGGAGCTGCCGCCGGGGGCGCGGGTGGAGGTCGCGGGTGGGAAGGTGCCGGTGAACCTGGTGCGGCTCAAGCGCGAGCCCTTCGCCGACCGGCTGGTGCGCAAGTTCTCGCTGCCGGTCCAGGGCTGGCGCGGGCCAGTTATCCCCAACCGGTAG